In Silene latifolia isolate original U9 population chromosome X, ASM4854445v1, whole genome shotgun sequence, the following proteins share a genomic window:
- the LOC141622716 gene encoding uncharacterized protein LOC141622716: MATPNASASTSSTPLSNVSWLRSFMDRCKLEKNGSNFADWDAQLRLAAQGDDKLRYLTEASPTEPPNTRSAARQSYEDYQKESAAMKNVLIFAMEAELQRSAIKISTAHEIYMKLVNMFSRAPRVIQYEAASAFFDLNIKEGQKVSPHVLKLMEHVETLKMHKVEIPDELVIDRILHSLSKIKAYVQFRVNFNMQDKKVSLDELHKMLVQAERDMGLSVSTTKDVLNVNQKSKGTFKKSGKKGKKRTPNRNSAKTYEASTSKPKYSAPSGDKCHYCCGVGHWKRNCSKYLGDIKAGKVTPVGPPPSKDKGKEKQV; this comes from the exons atggcaactccaaacgcgtccgcatccactagttccaccccgctttccaatgtgtcatggctccgatccttcatggatcgatgtaagttagaaaagaatgggtccaatttcgccgattgggatgcacaacttcgcttggccgcgcaaggtgacgacaagcttcgttaccttaccgaggcatctcccaccgaaccaccTAATACTAGGTCCGCCGCTAGGCAATCCTATGAggattaccaaaaggagtcggccgcaatgaaaaatgtattgatctttgctatggaggccgaactccaacgaagtgctataaagattagcaccgctcatgagatctacatgaagcttgtgaacatgttttcacgagctcctagggtcattcaatatgaggcggcttccgcattctttgatcttaacatcaaagagggccaaaaggtgagcccacatgtgctcaagttgatggagcatgttgagaccttgaaaatgcataaggtggaaattcccgatgaactcgtgattgatcgaattcttcattccctaagcaaaatcaaagcatatgttcaattccgggtgaattttaatatgcaagataagaaagtttctcttgatgagttgcacaaaatgcttgtgcaagccgaaagggacatggggctaagtgttagcaccaccaaagatgtgctcaatgttaatcaaaagagcaagggaactttcaagaaaagcgggaaaaagggaaagaagcgaactcccaacaggaactcagctaagacttatgaagcaagcacctccaagcccaagtacagtgccccctccggggacaagtgccactattgttgtggagttggacattggaagagaaactgttccaagtatcttggcgacatcaaagctggaaaagttactccagtag ggccccctcctagcaaggacaaaggcaaggagaagcaagtctag